The following coding sequences are from one Motacilla alba alba isolate MOTALB_02 chromosome 4, Motacilla_alba_V1.0_pri, whole genome shotgun sequence window:
- the NKX3-2 gene encoding homeobox protein Nkx-3.2: MSVRGGNALTPFSIQAILNKKEERARHAAGRLPLPGAAGGWRLCGAAEDPPLPAPAARAPAPRTPAGWDSDSALSEDPEGERRSEEEGAGGSARPAEATGGGRPAEEEAQPPEAAERDAAGLSDSEMSAAVSDRSPPEEEDGAGKCGNLLPGEEEAAAAPKPRKKRSRAAFSHAQVFELERRFNHQRYLSGPERADLAASLKLTETQVKIWFQNRRYKTKRRQMAADLLAAAPAAKKVAVKVLVRDDQRQYHPGEVLRPPSLLSLQPSYYYPYYCLPGWALSTCAAAAGTQ; the protein is encoded by the exons ATGTCCGTCCGCGGCGGCAACGCCCTGACGCCTTTTTCCATCCAAGCCATCCTCAACAAGAAGGAGGAGCGCGCCCGCCACGCGGCGGGGCGGCTGCCGCTCCCGGGGGCGGCCGGCGGCTGGCGGCTGTGCGGCGCCGCCGAGGAtccgccgctccccgcgcccgccgcccgcgccccggccccgcgcacGCCGGCGGGCTGGGACTCGGACTCGGCGCTCAGCGAGGACCCCGAGGGCGAGCGGCGCTCCGAGGAGGAGGGCGCCGGTGGCAGCGCCCGCCCCGCAGAAGCCacgggcggggggcggccggcGGAGGAGGAGGCGCAGCCCCCGGAGGCGGCGGAACGGGACGCCGCCGGCCTCAGCGACAGCGAGATGTCGGCTGCCGTCTCAG ATCGCAGCCCTCCGGAGGAAGAGGACGGAGCGGGCAAGTGCGGGAATCTGCTGCcgggggaggaggaggcggcggcggctccgaAACCGCGGAAGAAGCGCTCCCGCGCAGCCTTTTCCCACGCGCAGGTCTTCGAGCTGGAGCGGCGCTTCAACCACCAGCGCTACTTGTCGGGGCCCGAGCGGGCCGACCTGGCCGCCTCGCTGAAGCTCACCGAGACGCAGGTGAAGATCTGGTTTCAGAACCGGCGCTACAAGACCAAGCGGCGGCAGATGGCCGCCGACCTCCtggccgccgcccccgccgccaaGAAGGTGGCCGTCAAGGTGCTGGTGCGCGACGACCAGAGACAGTACCACCCTGGCGAGGTGCTGCGGCCGCCCTCGCTGCTCTCTCTCCAGCCATCCTACTACTACCCCTACTACTGCCTTCCAGGGTGGGCTCTGTCCACCTGCGCCGCAGCTGCCGGCACCCAGTGA